Proteins co-encoded in one Euleptes europaea isolate rEulEur1 chromosome 1, rEulEur1.hap1, whole genome shotgun sequence genomic window:
- the GPR142 gene encoding probable G-protein coupled receptor 142, whose amino-acid sequence MNTTDLALTGKTKDQGGEARSTCVAGNGLVFYYCILLCLGLPVNILTATALSRLAIRTQKSSYWYLLALTASDILTQVFIVFAGFIVQAAILARDVPGAFDHTINVLQFTANHASIWVTVLLTIDRYVALCHPLQYRAVSYPERTQKVIGAVFAISLATGIPFYWWLDVWHDAPTSMDKILKWLHCFIVYFIPCGIFLVTNSVIIYKLKHSGRPTRRLSKTTAILLAITTVFIVLWAPRTIVMIYHLYVTSVNQDWRVHLAIDIANMIAMLNTSLNFFLYCFVSKTFRHTVWEVLVSYRLPCTQSLRKNDPSDPAMKPLGILHHTSI is encoded by the exons ATGAATACGACTGATCTGGCATTGACAGGCAAGACCAAGGACCAAGGGGGAGAAGCAAGATCCACCTGTGTTGCTGGTAATGGCCTCGTCTTCTACTATTGCATCCTGTTGTGCCTGGGACTGCCAG TTAACATTTTAACCGCCACTGCACTATCCCGCCTGGCTATTCGCACCCAGAAATCCTCCTACTGGTACCTTCTGGCTCTCACAGCTTCCGACATACTAACTCAGGTCTTCATTGTCTTTGCGGGCTTTATAGTGCAGGCTGCCATCTTAGCTCGTGATGTTCCAGGAGCCTTTGACCACACCATCAATGTGCTGCAGTTCACAGCCAATCATGCCTCTATCTGGGTGACTGTACTGCTGACCATAGATCGTTATGTGGCACTCTGCCACCCACTACAGTACAGAGCTGTCTCCTACCCTGAGCGCACCCAGAAGGTAATAGGTGCCGTGTTTGCTATATCATTGGCCACAGGAATCCCCTTCTACTGGTGGCTTGATGTTTGGCATGATGCACCCACTTCCATGGACAAAATCCTCAAGTGGCTTCACTGCTTCATCGTCTACTTCATTCCTTGTGGCATTTTCCTGGTGACAAATTCTGTGATCATCTATAAGCTCAAACACTCAGGTAGACCCACTCGACGCCTCAGCAAAACCACAGCAATTCTGTTGGCCATTACAACTGTCTTCATTGTCCTCTGGGCTCCACGGACAATTGTCATGATCTACCACCTCTACGTGACTTCAGTCAATCAGGACTGGCGAGTACACTTAGCCATTGATATAGCCAACATGATAGCCATGCTCAACACCTCCCTCAACTTCTTCCTCTATTGCTTTGTCAGCAAGACCTTCCGGCACACTGTATGGGAGGTGTTGGTCTCCTACAGGCTCCCATGTACCCAATCACTGAGGAAGAATGATCCCTCTGATCCAGCCATGAAACCATTGGGAATCTTGCATCATACTTCAATCTAG